Proteins from a genomic interval of Scomber scombrus chromosome 11, fScoSco1.1, whole genome shotgun sequence:
- the zgc:113531 gene encoding von Willebrand factor C domain-containing protein 2-like → MAKVFSERLSLERRIRTAVLALLLCAQAGFGFSVAGQQESTCQANGSIYYVGEWYFLDSDHCTQCECTAEGSACARTECTSLPAACIHVSHYPTDCCPRCEKIGCEYRGVVYELGQNFQPSECEQCTCDSDGIARCLVADCAPPPCVNPVYHPGKCCPECKEGPNCYANASRSQVIPAGEPVWVDSCTKCRCHDGQDAGYWEGNRLATCSRLKNCTPEQPSIQQK, encoded by the exons ATGGCAAAGGTTTTCAGTGAGCGCCTTTCCTTGGAGCGCAGAATACGCACCGCCGTTTTGGCACTACTGCTTTGCGCACAGGCCGGTTTTGGCTTCTCAGTCGCCGGACAGCAGGAGAGCACCTGCCAAGCCAACGGCAGCATATACTACGTTGGGGAATGGTACTTTCTGGATTCTGATCACTGCACCCAGTGTGAGTGCACCGCTGAGGGCTCTGCGTGTGCCCGCACTGAGTGCACTTCTCTCCCGGCTGCATGCATCCATGTTAGCCACTACCCCACCGACTGCTGCCCCAGGTGCGAGAAGATCGGGTGTGAGTACCGAGGAGTGGTGTACGAGCTGGGGCAAAACTTCCAG CCATCAGAATGTGAGCAGTGTACTTGTGACAGTGATGGCATCGCCCGCTGTCTAGTTGCAGATTGTGCCCCTCCACCATGTGTCAACCCTGTCTACCACCCTGGGAAATGCTGCCCTGAATGCAAGGAGG GACCAAACTGCTATGCTAACGCATCGCGCAGTCAGGTGATTCCTGCAGGAGAGCCTGTCTGGGTCGACTCCTGTACCAAGTGTCGTTGTCATGACGGTCAGGATGCAGGCTACTGGGAGGGAAACCGTCTCGCCACCTGTTCCCGCCTCAAAAACTGTACGCCGGAGCAACCATCCATCCAGCAAAAGTGA